In Mastigocladopsis repens PCC 10914, a single window of DNA contains:
- a CDS encoding four-carbon acid sugar kinase family protein, with the protein MTNKPKIIVLDDDPTGSQTVHSCLLLMRWDVDTLCLGLQDDSPIFFVLTNTRSLPPEKAASITREVCHNLKQAISRVEGDEGVKSASSSSDLLQAGKNGGFLIVSRSDSTLRGHYPIETDVIAEELGPFDAHFLVPAFFEGGRITRDSVHYLMMDGVPTPVHQTEFARDSVFGYHHSYLPRYVEEKTQGRISAESVERFLLADIRAGSLERLIKLSRNQCAVVDGETQADLNHFAQDVLAAASQGKRFLFRSAASILTALAGLPPQPIAPENMAQYVRGGKPGAVIVGSHVKKTTQQLEVLLQQEGTQGVEVDVSRLVDDVGNESATLLTEVLQDVQAAHDALKTPVVYTSRKELTFNDVKTRLQFGAKVSGLLMDIVRSLPSDIGFLISKGGITSNDVLSNGLALPYARLLGQILAGCSMVTTSSDHPLFPNLPVVLFPGNVGDADALAITYKRLSRNTG; encoded by the coding sequence ATGATGACCCTACGGGTTCTCAAACAGTCCACAGTTGTTTGTTACTCATGCGTTGGGATGTAGACACCTTATGCTTGGGGTTGCAAGATGATTCACCAATTTTCTTTGTGCTGACAAATACAAGGTCTCTTCCCCCAGAAAAAGCAGCATCTATTACCAGAGAAGTCTGTCATAACCTGAAACAGGCGATATCTAGAGTAGAGGGAGATGAGGGAGTAAAATCAGCCTCATCTTCCTCAGATCTACTACAAGCAGGTAAAAACGGGGGGTTTCTGATTGTCAGTCGTTCTGATTCGACTTTACGGGGACATTATCCAATTGAAACCGATGTCATTGCCGAAGAACTCGGTCCATTTGATGCTCATTTTCTTGTCCCAGCGTTTTTTGAAGGCGGACGTATTACCCGCGACAGTGTCCATTATTTGATGATGGACGGTGTACCCACTCCCGTGCATCAAACCGAGTTTGCCCGTGATTCGGTCTTTGGCTATCATCACAGCTACTTACCCAGGTATGTAGAAGAAAAAACTCAAGGGCGTATCAGTGCTGAGTCGGTAGAAAGATTTTTATTGGCGGATATTCGCGCTGGGAGTCTGGAACGTCTGATAAAACTTAGTAGAAACCAGTGCGCTGTCGTGGATGGTGAAACTCAAGCGGATCTTAACCACTTTGCACAAGACGTGCTTGCAGCAGCAAGTCAAGGGAAACGCTTCTTGTTTCGTAGTGCTGCCAGTATCTTAACGGCTTTAGCAGGGTTACCTCCCCAACCCATTGCCCCAGAAAACATGGCACAGTATGTGCGAGGAGGTAAACCAGGTGCAGTGATTGTTGGTTCCCATGTGAAAAAGACAACTCAGCAGTTAGAAGTGCTGTTGCAACAAGAGGGAACACAGGGAGTTGAAGTGGATGTATCACGTTTAGTTGATGATGTAGGCAATGAATCTGCTACACTGCTAACCGAGGTTCTACAGGATGTCCAAGCGGCACATGATGCTCTTAAAACACCTGTCGTTTACACCAGCCGAAAGGAACTCACTTTTAACGATGTCAAGACAAGATTGCAGTTTGGGGCAAAGGTATCAGGCTTATTAATGGATATCGTGCGGAGTTTACCCTCTGATATAGGATTCTTAATCAGTAAGGGTGGCATTACTTCAAACGATGTCTTGAGTAACGGTTTAGCTTTACCTTATGCGCGTTTACTTGGTCAAATTTTAGCTGGTTGTTCAATGGTGACAACTTCATCAGACCATCCCCTGTTTCCTAATTTACCAGTGGTGCTATTTCCAGGAAATGTGGGTGATGCTGATGCCTTGGCAATAACTTATAAAAGATTAAGTAGAAATACAGGGTAA
- the minC gene encoding septum site-determining protein MinC: MTSDSTIPDLESKKAFSDVEEISALSDIESISEAESNPILSEAEVNSFLLYLQSNSSRPDAELDSSHPDIESHPVVADIESNRLLPDIESNLALLDVEFTESPSIESTVNHNIQVQIKSQEGKLLLILPTESEVPASELSWTDIWHQMKLRLLACDRSFSPNTPVHLVAKDRLLDGRQLQELAETLNQFQIHLKSVSTSRRQTAIAAVTSGYSVEQLQQQTTLRTESKPDKPPLVEPLYLDKTLRSGEEIRHPGHVILLGDLNPGGIVVADGDILVWGRLRGIAHAGALGNRDCLIMALQMEPTQLRIADAVARAPEKSPMQFYPEVAYVAPQGIRITRVSDFSKILLSRMKQQT, from the coding sequence ATGACTTCTGATTCTACTATCCCTGATTTAGAGTCAAAAAAAGCCTTTTCTGATGTGGAGGAAATCTCTGCCCTTTCTGATATAGAGTCAATTTCAGAAGCAGAGTCAAATCCTATCCTCTCTGAAGCAGAGGTAAATTCTTTCCTGCTTTACTTACAGTCAAATTCATCCCGTCCCGATGCCGAATTAGATTCATCCCATCCGGATATCGAGTCACACCCTGTAGTTGCCGATATAGAGTCAAATCGTCTCCTTCCTGATATAGAGTCAAATCTAGCCCTTTTGGATGTAGAATTCACGGAATCGCCGTCAATAGAAAGTACGGTAAATCATAATATCCAAGTCCAAATTAAAAGTCAGGAAGGAAAACTTTTGTTGATTTTGCCAACCGAATCCGAAGTGCCAGCTTCGGAACTCAGTTGGACTGATATTTGGCATCAGATGAAGCTGCGGCTTTTAGCGTGCGATCGCTCTTTTTCACCCAATACACCCGTGCATCTGGTGGCGAAAGACCGCTTGTTGGATGGCAGACAGCTTCAAGAACTCGCCGAAACTTTGAATCAATTTCAAATTCACCTAAAATCGGTTTCTACCAGTCGTCGCCAAACTGCCATTGCCGCCGTTACATCTGGCTATTCCGTAGAACAACTACAGCAACAAACAACGCTTCGCACTGAGTCAAAACCTGATAAACCCCCCCTTGTAGAACCTCTCTATCTAGACAAGACGCTGCGTTCTGGAGAGGAAATTCGCCACCCTGGTCATGTTATTCTCTTAGGGGATTTAAATCCTGGTGGTATCGTAGTTGCAGATGGAGATATTCTAGTTTGGGGTCGTCTACGTGGAATTGCTCATGCAGGTGCCCTTGGAAATCGTGATTGTCTGATTATGGCTTTGCAAATGGAACCAACCCAATTACGAATTGCAGATGCTGTAGCTAGGGCACCGGAGAAGTCCCCGATGCAGTTCTACCCTGAGGTGGCATATGTTGCGCCGCAAGGAATTCGCATCACTAGGGTGAGTGATTTCTCCAAAATCCTATTAAGCAGGATGAAACAACAAACATAA